One Sulfurimonas sp. C5 genomic region harbors:
- a CDS encoding c-type cytochrome, with amino-acid sequence MIKFNNKLLLSASVAALVSLGFSGCMESATPTKVSIDGGVYYPVENGKTGPYLVNTQADKYTINNGRVPTKDEYNAWNTDVMPDGTGLPEGEGSAEEGSEVYEAKCVMCHGDFGSGGGGYPALSKGNAYEAYKTLTRQRLKPDTDGPSRFFGSYWAEASTMWWYIKDAMPHPATDTLTDDEVYALVAYVLNVNEMEIDGELVDDEYVLNREKFLKIKMPAKGVYEPVIDGPQGPENVRAYYANPDNFGAQKISGANKNATRCMTNCQEPTVHVAEITVGIADFHPALSDVRDLPAEEEGNAAFDAKAAYAESCAMCHDTGAAPAPGDKAAWEGLIAQGMDTLYKNGINGTDAGMPAKGGSSLSDKQFKLVVDYIVNQSK; translated from the coding sequence ATGATCAAGTTTAATAATAAATTATTACTATCTGCTTCAGTAGCTGCATTAGTATCATTAGGATTCTCTGGATGTATGGAAAGTGCTACACCTACTAAAGTATCTATCGATGGTGGTGTATATTATCCTGTAGAAAATGGAAAAACTGGTCCTTACCTTGTAAATACACAAGCAGACAAATATACTATCAACAATGGTCGTGTACCGACAAAAGATGAGTACAATGCTTGGAATACAGATGTAATGCCAGACGGTACAGGTTTACCAGAAGGTGAAGGCTCTGCAGAAGAAGGTTCAGAAGTATACGAAGCAAAATGTGTAATGTGCCACGGTGACTTTGGTTCTGGTGGTGGTGGTTATCCAGCACTTTCTAAAGGTAATGCTTATGAAGCGTACAAAACATTAACACGTCAAAGACTTAAACCAGATACTGACGGTCCATCAAGATTCTTCGGAAGCTACTGGGCAGAAGCTAGTACAATGTGGTGGTACATTAAAGATGCAATGCCACATCCAGCGACTGATACATTAACAGATGATGAAGTATATGCTTTAGTTGCATATGTATTAAATGTTAACGAGATGGAAATTGACGGTGAATTAGTTGATGATGAATATGTTCTTAATCGTGAGAAATTCTTAAAAATCAAAATGCCAGCTAAAGGTGTTTACGAGCCGGTAATTGATGGTCCTCAAGGTCCTGAAAATGTACGTGCTTACTATGCTAATCCGGATAACTTCGGTGCACAAAAAATAAGTGGTGCAAACAAAAACGCTACGCGTTGTATGACTAACTGTCAAGAGCCTACTGTTCATGTAGCTGAAATCACTGTTGGTATTGCTGACTTCCATCCAGCTCTTTCAGATGTAAGAGATTTACCTGCAGAAGAAGAAGGAAATGCTGCTTTTGACGCTAAAGCTGCTTACGCTGAATCATGTGCAATGTGTCACGATACTGGTGCAGCTCCGGCTCCTGGTGATAAAGCTGCTTGGGAAGGTCTGATCGCTCAAGGTATGGATACACTTTACAAAAACGGTATAAACGGTACAGATGCTGGTATGCCGGCTAAAGGTGGTTCATCACTAAGTGATAAACAATTTAAACTTGTAGTTGACTATATAGTTAACCAAAGCAAATAA
- the soxC gene encoding sulfite dehydrogenase, translating into MDKKSQTDTLSNSTENSIGRRDFFRKTAALAGTAIAGTSLLSSNAMANEHAGGEGDKAILGQPEWATKWGDPVTKNLYGMPSKYEHNVTRRYTKLLASGNFRASIAVTPIQESMGIITPNGLFFSRSHGGVAHIDPNEHRLMITGLVEKPLVLTMEELKRYPSVTRTHFIECPANGGQEWRGPQYNSVQFSKGFMSCAEWTGVYIKDILKDLGVKPEALWMLAEGGDSSKMGRTIPMEKVLDDAMIVWGQNGEALRPEQGYPIRLLVPGWEGNLCVKWLRRLDFASEPWYCKEETSKYTVLKPDGHIMQHTYANEVNSTVTSPSPEIDWSNLKDGDIVEIEGLAWSGMGTITGVDISFDGGKNYVEAQLKGLVLPKCWTRFSYIHTYKKGEELLLTSRAMDDAGYIQPTIDQELTKVGVEAVYHRNAVETWKVEKDGKVTHVQIRSDLTRDANGNVVIEKGEA; encoded by the coding sequence GTGGATAAAAAATCTCAAACAGATACTTTATCTAACAGTACTGAAAATAGTATTGGCAGAAGAGACTTTTTCAGAAAAACAGCTGCTTTAGCTGGTACTGCTATCGCTGGTACATCACTTCTTTCTTCAAACGCTATGGCTAATGAGCATGCGGGTGGAGAAGGTGACAAAGCTATTCTAGGTCAACCAGAATGGGCTACAAAATGGGGTGATCCAGTTACTAAAAACCTTTACGGTATGCCTTCAAAATATGAGCATAACGTAACTAGAAGATATACTAAACTTCTTGCATCTGGTAACTTCAGAGCATCAATTGCTGTAACACCAATTCAAGAATCAATGGGTATTATCACTCCAAACGGACTATTCTTTTCACGTTCACACGGTGGTGTAGCTCATATCGATCCAAATGAGCATAGATTAATGATTACAGGTTTAGTAGAAAAACCTTTAGTATTAACTATGGAAGAATTAAAAAGATATCCAAGTGTAACTCGTACACACTTTATTGAATGTCCTGCTAATGGTGGACAAGAGTGGAGAGGTCCTCAATACAACTCTGTTCAATTCTCTAAAGGTTTCATGTCTTGTGCTGAGTGGACTGGTGTATACATCAAAGATATCCTAAAAGACCTTGGTGTAAAACCTGAAGCTTTATGGATGCTTGCAGAGGGTGGAGACTCATCTAAAATGGGTAGAACTATCCCTATGGAAAAAGTTCTTGACGATGCTATGATCGTATGGGGACAAAATGGTGAAGCTCTTCGTCCAGAGCAAGGTTACCCTATTCGTTTACTTGTTCCAGGTTGGGAAGGTAACTTATGTGTTAAATGGCTAAGAAGATTAGACTTCGCTAGCGAGCCATGGTACTGTAAAGAAGAAACTTCTAAATATACAGTATTAAAACCTGATGGTCACATCATGCAACACACTTATGCAAACGAAGTTAACTCAACTGTAACTTCTCCATCTCCAGAGATTGACTGGTCAAACCTAAAAGACGGTGACATTGTAGAGATCGAAGGTCTTGCATGGTCAGGTATGGGAACAATTACTGGTGTTGACATCTCTTTCGACGGTGGTAAAAACTACGTTGAAGCACAACTTAAAGGTTTAGTATTACCTAAATGTTGGACTCGTTTCAGCTATATTCATACATACAAAAAAGGTGAAGAGTTATTACTTACTTCACGTGCTATGGATGATGCAGGATATATTCAACCAACAATTGACCAAGAGTTAACAAAAGTTGGTGTTGAAGCTGTTTACCACAGAAACGCTGTTGAAACTTGGAAAGTTGAAAAAGACGGTAAAGTTACTCACGTTCAAATCCGTTCAGATCTTACACGTGATGCAAACGGTAATGTTGTAATTGAGAAAGGAGAAGCATAA
- a CDS encoding DUF2231 domain-containing protein, giving the protein MMLHPASAHFGMVLPVVAAVFGLAYLVSRSETMSKISARTAVVAALAMIGVWYTGSQAGPQIYNFLSEAGKHELLEHKELGLYLAIAMTIVALIQFAGCKLQKFGLQALGVILTVVVMAVTFIQGKHGGEIVYEHGKPFQMTQLEKYLTGDDFGFIEDMDEAKTAINEKISSIGEETCAKIGCEEEAKENEEE; this is encoded by the coding sequence ATGATGTTACACCCGGCTTCAGCACACTTTGGTATGGTATTACCAGTAGTCGCAGCAGTTTTTGGACTTGCATATCTTGTAAGCAGATCGGAAACTATGTCAAAAATTTCAGCTCGTACAGCTGTAGTTGCAGCACTAGCTATGATAGGAGTATGGTACACAGGTTCACAGGCTGGTCCTCAGATATATAACTTTTTAAGTGAAGCAGGAAAACACGAACTTCTAGAACACAAAGAATTAGGACTTTACCTTGCTATTGCAATGACTATAGTTGCATTAATCCAATTCGCTGGTTGTAAATTACAAAAATTCGGTCTACAAGCATTAGGTGTTATTTTAACTGTAGTTGTAATGGCTGTAACATTTATTCAAGGAAAACACGGTGGTGAAATCGTATATGAACACGGTAAGCCATTTCAAATGACACAACTAGAAAAGTATCTTACAGGTGATGACTTTGGTTTTATAGAAGATATGGATGAAGCAAAAACTGCAATCAATGAAAAAATATCTTCTATAGGTGAAGAAACTTGTGCAAAAATCGGTTGTGAAGAAGAAGCTAAAGAGAATGAGGAAGAATAA
- a CDS encoding DUF6781 family protein: MATNTLEKKVDELFKNLDPASLELQKIETISTGLVQTEISSIEEELENLLEKKEELERAIEKKSEAIQEKKYEVFNALEAKLQNYPESYARLHQIKLQSIDLYEILSEIVESAIITALEKERDSEFKEYLIETIKEITFESIKEGPLNTIRIRKILSTILGIAIEIAEAEPNKAEDILTATTKGMRSGLIKSIHRFKKRLVYMPVEAKHILIEDYDTIMEDLNQTDTIFSQVIINQASQSSSVVHKILLDLNKEMKYDLEELLLVSKETAEVMKNRFANFAKIAVKKADSAIHSPKAQEAKRIGKQAFETAKIALGSAIKTAKDVIDKNKS; this comes from the coding sequence ATGGCAACAAATACTTTAGAAAAAAAAGTTGATGAACTTTTTAAAAACTTAGATCCTGCAAGTTTAGAACTGCAAAAAATTGAGACTATCTCTACTGGTTTAGTCCAGACAGAGATCTCTAGCATTGAAGAGGAACTTGAAAACCTTTTAGAGAAGAAAGAAGAGTTGGAACGTGCGATTGAAAAAAAATCGGAAGCTATTCAGGAAAAAAAGTATGAAGTATTTAATGCCCTTGAAGCAAAACTCCAAAACTATCCCGAAAGCTATGCAAGACTACATCAAATTAAATTACAGTCAATCGATCTGTATGAAATATTGAGTGAAATCGTTGAGTCTGCAATTATTACCGCATTAGAAAAAGAGCGTGACAGTGAATTTAAAGAATACCTCATTGAAACAATCAAAGAGATTACATTTGAATCTATAAAAGAGGGACCTCTTAACACAATCCGTATCAGAAAAATTCTTTCAACAATTTTGGGTATTGCTATAGAGATTGCTGAAGCAGAACCAAATAAAGCAGAAGATATTTTAACAGCTACAACCAAAGGGATGCGTTCAGGTCTTATAAAATCAATTCACAGATTTAAAAAGAGACTGGTTTATATGCCTGTAGAAGCAAAACATATACTCATCGAGGATTATGATACTATCATGGAAGATCTTAACCAAACAGATACAATCTTCTCTCAAGTTATTATCAACCAGGCATCCCAAAGTTCATCAGTTGTACATAAAATTCTTCTTGATCTTAACAAAGAGATGAAATATGATCTAGAAGAGCTACTCCTTGTTTCAAAAGAAACTGCTGAAGTGATGAAAAACAGATTTGCGAATTTTGCAAAAATAGCAGTCAAAAAAGCTGATTCAGCTATACATTCACCAAAAGCACAAGAAGCTAAAAGAATTGGAAAGCAAGCTTTTGAAACTGCTAAAATTGCTTTAGGCAGTGCAATTAAAACAGCAAAAGACGTTATAGATAAAAATAAAAGTTAA
- a CDS encoding DUF493 domain-containing protein translates to METLNDRLKDEKLELTYPCSWCYKVIASEREALEQAIRDVLDEREHKLTHSNNSRTGKYVSMNLDLLVHNEDDRQFIYDALKQHQNIKMVL, encoded by the coding sequence GTGGAGACTTTAAACGATAGACTAAAAGATGAAAAATTAGAGCTTACATATCCATGTTCTTGGTGTTATAAAGTCATCGCAAGTGAAAGAGAAGCACTTGAACAAGCTATCAGAGATGTACTAGACGAAAGAGAACATAAACTTACACATTCAAATAATTCCAGAACAGGTAAATATGTAAGTATGAACCTTGATCTTTTGGTACATAATGAGGATGATAGACAGTTTATTTATGATGCTTTAAAACAACATCAAAATATTAAAATGGTGTTATAG
- the moaC gene encoding cyclic pyranopterin monophosphate synthase MoaC has protein sequence MNLTHLDENQRPKMVDVSDKNETTRVAVASGIIEMSQDAYDAIVNETAKKGPVLQTAVIASIMGVKKTSELIPMCHPLNLSGINCNVEELPELPGFKLTVTAKLKGQTGVEMEALTGTSIGLLTIYDMVKAIDKGMIIRNVQLESKSGGKSGDFKR, from the coding sequence ATGAACTTAACACATTTAGATGAAAATCAAAGGCCAAAAATGGTCGATGTCAGTGATAAAAACGAAACAACTCGTGTAGCAGTAGCAAGTGGTATCATAGAAATGAGTCAGGATGCTTATGATGCAATCGTTAATGAAACTGCAAAAAAAGGACCCGTACTACAAACAGCAGTAATCGCTTCAATTATGGGTGTCAAAAAGACAAGTGAACTTATCCCTATGTGCCACCCGCTCAATTTAAGCGGTATCAACTGTAACGTTGAAGAGTTACCGGAGCTTCCCGGTTTTAAGCTTACAGTCACTGCGAAACTCAAAGGGCAAACAGGTGTAGAAATGGAAGCCCTCACTGGAACTTCGATAGGGCTTTTAACGATCTACGATATGGTAAAAGCGATTGATAAAGGTATGATTATTCGCAATGTACAATTAGAATCCAAATCAGGAGGCAAAAGTGGAGACTTTAAACGATAG
- the mobA gene encoding molybdenum cofactor guanylyltransferase MobA has protein sequence MIDIPCVIFAGGKSSRMGEDKALLPFEKHNTLTEYQLNQHSKTFQNIYISCKSKEKFDFNANFIEDLNQELFAPTTAFISIFHRLDNDSFFAISVDTPFIDNTIIKTLVEEDNGSFDAVVAVVDEQIQPLCGIYHRTLLSAFTDMEEQNIHKLNYLLKNSNVKFVPFEDKNKFLNLNNKEEYQKALEIINASLI, from the coding sequence ATGATTGATATTCCTTGCGTCATTTTTGCTGGTGGAAAAAGCTCTCGAATGGGAGAAGACAAAGCGCTTCTTCCATTTGAAAAACATAACACTCTGACAGAGTACCAACTCAATCAACATTCGAAAACTTTTCAAAATATCTATATCTCTTGCAAATCTAAAGAAAAATTTGATTTTAACGCAAATTTTATAGAAGATCTAAACCAAGAGCTCTTTGCTCCTACAACTGCTTTTATCTCTATATTTCATAGATTAGATAATGATAGTTTTTTTGCAATCAGCGTCGATACCCCTTTTATAGATAACACCATTATTAAAACTTTAGTGGAAGAGGACAATGGTTCTTTCGATGCTGTCGTCGCAGTAGTAGACGAACAAATACAACCTTTGTGCGGTATTTACCACAGAACCCTACTCTCTGCATTTACAGATATGGAAGAACAAAATATACATAAACTTAATTATTTGCTGAAAAACTCTAACGTAAAATTTGTCCCTTTTGAGGATAAAAACAAATTTTTAAACCTTAACAACAAAGAGGAATACCAAAAAGCATTGGAAATTATTAACGCCTCTTTGATATAA
- a CDS encoding OmpA family protein: MKKFLLLSALVSSVLLAGQKQYEISPMIGYDLAEGNIGIKHNGHYLGALEVQFNSPNSKISPEFSILYSPKAKYDIGGDTAITRGAFNGVYTFDSIDNLVPFAKAGIGIENVNNETSGNKNGFFLDAGAGLKYFFNDNIALKAEAIYLAKATGIQNKRFDNNLIAMVGLTFAFGETAVQEEPKQEPIKEEPKEEVVAAPVDGDDDNDGILNSKDQCPNTAAGVEVDANGCDNDIDKDGVVNAQDICPNTPLGAQVNDEGCPKEVTLNINFATNSAKIKDSSSTLLDEYAKFLTTYTNYSAHIVGHTDSRGAAAYNKKLSEKRAEAVVQALIARGVDTKQLSWEGMGEEQPIADNKTSEGRSQNRRIEAQLTRH, encoded by the coding sequence ATGAAGAAATTTCTATTACTTTCAGCACTCGTTTCTAGCGTACTGCTAGCTGGACAAAAACAGTATGAAATCTCTCCGATGATCGGTTATGATCTAGCGGAGGGAAATATAGGTATCAAACACAATGGTCACTACTTAGGTGCCTTAGAGGTGCAGTTTAACTCTCCTAATTCTAAAATCTCTCCGGAATTTTCTATTCTTTATTCACCAAAAGCAAAATATGATATTGGTGGCGATACAGCTATCACTCGCGGTGCTTTTAACGGTGTATATACTTTTGACAGTATAGACAATCTAGTACCTTTCGCTAAAGCAGGTATTGGAATTGAAAACGTAAACAACGAAACTTCTGGAAATAAAAACGGTTTCTTCTTAGATGCAGGTGCAGGTTTAAAATACTTTTTTAATGATAATATCGCTTTAAAAGCAGAAGCAATTTATCTTGCCAAAGCTACTGGAATCCAGAACAAACGTTTTGATAACAATCTTATTGCAATGGTCGGTTTAACATTTGCTTTTGGTGAAACTGCTGTTCAAGAAGAACCGAAACAAGAACCTATTAAAGAGGAGCCAAAAGAGGAAGTTGTTGCAGCACCTGTTGACGGTGATGATGATAACGACGGTATTCTAAATTCAAAAGATCAATGTCCAAATACAGCTGCAGGGGTAGAGGTTGATGCGAACGGTTGTGATAATGACATAGACAAAGACGGCGTTGTAAATGCACAAGATATTTGTCCAAATACACCTTTAGGTGCACAGGTTAATGATGAAGGGTGTCCAAAAGAAGTAACATTGAACATTAATTTTGCGACTAACTCTGCAAAAATCAAAGACTCATCATCTACACTTCTAGACGAATATGCAAAATTCTTAACGACATATACAAATTATAGTGCTCATATCGTTGGACATACAGATAGCCGCGGTGCAGCTGCATACAACAAAAAGCTCTCAGAAAAAAGGGCAGAAGCCGTAGTTCAGGCACTCATAGCAAGAGGCGTGGACACTAAGCAACTCTCTTGGGAAGGTATGGGTGAAGAGCAACCTATTGCCGACAATAAAACTTCTGAAGGTCGTTCACAAAACAGAAGAATCGAAGCTCAGCTTACTAGACACTAG
- a CDS encoding 3-isopropylmalate dehydratase large subunit: MGQTITEKIFSEHVGKEVYAGEIVRSPIDMVIGNDITTPISIKAFEDSGATKLANPDGFSIVLDHFIPAKDIASANQARISRDFAKKHKLKNFFDEKDMGIEHALLPEKGLVVPGDVIIGADSHTCTHGALGAFSTGMGSTDLAFAMITGGNWFKVPETIKVNLTGKPGKYTTGKDIILEIIRMIGVDGALYKTLEFTGSTIPYLTMDDRFSMCNMAIEAGAKSGIVAYDDITAEFLANKNLAREPKIHQSDADATYCMELNIEVDKLDPVIAYPFLPSNGHSVVQAVADKIKVDQAFIGSCTNGRLADLKVAAEILDGKRVHEDVRLIVTPGTQQILREATKLGYIDIIVDAGGVVSNPTCGACLGGYMGILGDGEVAISTTNRNFVGRMGSRSSKVYLANSAVAAASAITGYITDPR; encoded by the coding sequence ATGGGACAAACCATAACTGAAAAAATATTTTCTGAACATGTTGGCAAAGAGGTGTATGCTGGAGAAATCGTTCGCTCACCGATTGATATGGTTATCGGAAATGATATTACGACTCCTATTTCGATCAAAGCATTCGAAGATAGTGGTGCGACAAAATTAGCAAATCCTGATGGTTTTTCGATCGTACTTGACCACTTCATCCCTGCAAAAGATATTGCTTCGGCTAATCAAGCAAGAATCTCTCGTGATTTTGCTAAAAAACATAAACTCAAAAACTTTTTTGATGAAAAAGACATGGGAATCGAACACGCTCTTTTACCGGAGAAAGGACTTGTTGTTCCAGGTGATGTAATCATTGGAGCTGATTCACATACTTGTACACACGGTGCACTTGGAGCATTCTCAACTGGTATGGGATCAACTGACTTGGCATTTGCGATGATTACAGGTGGCAACTGGTTTAAAGTACCTGAAACTATCAAAGTAAATCTAACTGGTAAACCGGGTAAATATACAACGGGTAAAGATATTATCTTAGAGATCATTAGAATGATCGGTGTTGACGGTGCACTTTATAAAACTTTAGAATTCACTGGTTCAACTATCCCTTATTTAACTATGGATGACAGATTCTCTATGTGTAATATGGCTATCGAAGCTGGTGCAAAAAGCGGTATCGTAGCTTATGATGATATTACTGCGGAATTCTTAGCTAACAAAAATCTCGCACGTGAACCAAAAATTCATCAGTCTGATGCAGATGCTACATATTGTATGGAATTAAACATCGAAGTTGATAAACTTGATCCTGTTATTGCTTACCCTTTCTTACCTTCAAACGGACACAGTGTTGTTCAAGCAGTAGCTGATAAAATCAAAGTTGACCAAGCATTTATCGGTTCATGTACAAACGGCCGTTTAGCAGACTTAAAAGTTGCAGCTGAGATCTTAGACGGTAAAAGAGTACATGAAGATGTAAGACTTATCGTTACTCCGGGAACACAACAAATCTTACGTGAAGCAACAAAACTTGGGTATATAGATATCATCGTTGATGCAGGTGGCGTTGTAAGTAATCCTACTTGTGGTGCATGTCTTGGTGGTTACATGGGTATCCTAGGGGATGGCGAAGTTGCGATCTCTACAACAAACAGAAACTTCGTAGGGCGTATGGGTTCACGTAGTTCAAAAGTTTATTTGGCAAATTCTGCAGTAGCAGCAGCTTCTGCAATCACTGGATACATTACAGATCCTAGATAA
- a CDS encoding NifS family cysteine desulfurase, which translates to MQVYLDNNATTMCDPKVVEAMLPFFSEQYGNPNSLHKFGSSTHPALMNAINQTYKALGASDNDDIVFTSCATESNNWVLQSVWIDHIVNGEKNHILTTEVEHPSVLSTCKFLEEQGVKVTYLPVNEEGVVEVHTVKSFITDKTALVSVMWASNETGMINPIKEIGEICKEKGVLFHTDGVQAVGKIPVNLQDVHVDFLSFSAHKFHGPKGIGGLYIKDSQPLSPLLHGGDQMGGRRSGTLNVPYIIGMGKALELATENIEEKMASIRAKRDRLEDAILELNDTFTVGNRDNRTPNTILVSIKGVEGEGMLWDLNNGEIGASTGSACASEDLEANSVMLAIGADNELAHTGIRLSLSRFTTDAEIDYAIAHFKKAVERLRGISSSFAKQAPTKGGEVQECELHHHHH; encoded by the coding sequence ATGCAAGTATATTTAGATAATAATGCTACTACAATGTGTGATCCAAAAGTTGTTGAAGCGATGCTACCATTCTTTTCTGAGCAGTATGGTAATCCAAATTCACTTCATAAATTTGGTTCATCTACGCATCCGGCACTTATGAATGCAATAAATCAAACGTATAAAGCACTAGGTGCAAGTGATAACGATGATATTGTATTTACATCATGTGCAACAGAATCAAATAACTGGGTTTTACAATCTGTATGGATTGATCATATTGTAAACGGTGAAAAGAACCATATTTTGACAACTGAAGTTGAACACCCGTCTGTTTTATCTACATGTAAATTTTTAGAGGAACAAGGTGTAAAAGTTACATACCTTCCTGTAAATGAGGAGGGTGTAGTTGAAGTGCACACTGTAAAATCTTTTATAACTGACAAAACAGCTTTAGTTTCAGTTATGTGGGCTTCAAATGAAACAGGTATGATCAATCCTATTAAAGAGATTGGTGAAATTTGTAAAGAAAAAGGTGTGCTTTTTCATACAGATGGTGTACAGGCTGTTGGAAAGATTCCAGTTAATTTACAAGATGTTCATGTAGACTTTTTGTCGTTTTCAGCACATAAATTCCATGGACCAAAAGGTATTGGTGGACTTTATATTAAAGATTCACAACCATTGTCTCCATTATTACATGGTGGTGACCAAATGGGTGGACGCCGTTCAGGTACTTTAAATGTTCCATATATTATCGGTATGGGAAAAGCATTAGAACTTGCTACTGAGAATATTGAAGAGAAAATGGCGTCAATTCGTGCAAAACGTGATCGTTTGGAAGATGCTATTTTAGAGTTAAACGATACATTCACTGTTGGTAACAGAGATAATCGTACACCAAATACTATCCTTGTTTCAATCAAAGGTGTTGAAGGTGAAGGTATGTTATGGGACTTAAATAACGGTGAAATTGGAGCTTCAACAGGTTCTGCTTGTGCATCGGAAGACCTTGAAGCAAATAGTGTAATGCTTGCAATTGGAGCTGATAATGAACTTGCTCACACGGGGATCCGTTTATCGCTTTCAAGATTTACGACTGATGCTGAGATCGATTATGCAATTGCACATTTCAAAAAAGCTGTTGAAAGACTAAGAGGCATCTCTAGTTCGTTTGCTAAACAAGCACCGACAAAAGGTGGAGAAGTTCAAGAATGTGAACTTCATCATCACCACCATTAA
- a CDS encoding iron-sulfur cluster assembly scaffold protein: MAKADMLGESLWDAYSNKVTTLMNNPQHQGEIFEADAESRGNKLIVADFGAESCGDAVRLYWEIDPETDKIVDSKFKSFGCGTAIASSDVMTELCIGKTVQEAVKITNIDVEFALRDDPDTPAVPPQKMHCSVMAYDVIKKAAGLYMGVDADSFEEEIIVCECARVSLTTLKEVIKLNDLKTVEEITDYTKAGGFCKSCIKPGGHEAMDYYLVDILADTRKEMDEEKMRAAADASLAGNANFTEMTLVQQIKAVDAIIDENIRQFLVMDGGDMEIIDIKANDPFIDIYIRYLGACSGCASSATGTLYAIESTLKEKLSDKIRVLPI; the protein is encoded by the coding sequence ATGGCTAAGGCTGATATGTTAGGCGAGTCTCTTTGGGACGCGTATTCAAATAAAGTAACGACATTAATGAATAATCCTCAACATCAAGGGGAGATCTTTGAAGCAGATGCAGAGTCACGTGGAAACAAACTGATTGTTGCTGACTTTGGTGCTGAATCTTGTGGTGATGCAGTTCGTTTATACTGGGAGATAGATCCAGAGACTGATAAAATTGTAGATTCGAAATTCAAATCATTTGGTTGTGGTACGGCTATCGCTTCATCAGATGTTATGACTGAGCTTTGTATTGGTAAAACTGTACAAGAAGCTGTAAAAATTACAAATATCGATGTTGAGTTTGCACTTCGTGACGATCCGGATACTCCGGCTGTTCCACCTCAAAAAATGCACTGTTCAGTTATGGCTTACGATGTAATTAAAAAAGCTGCTGGACTTTATATGGGTGTTGATGCAGATAGCTTTGAAGAAGAGATCATTGTTTGTGAATGTGCTCGTGTTTCTTTAACAACGTTAAAAGAGGTTATCAAGTTAAATGACCTTAAAACTGTTGAAGAGATCACTGACTATACAAAAGCAGGAGGTTTTTGTAAATCTTGTATTAAACCGGGTGGACACGAAGCTATGGATTACTACTTAGTAGATATCTTGGCAGATACAAGAAAAGAGATGGATGAAGAGAAGATGAGAGCTGCTGCTGATGCTTCTCTAGCTGGGAATGCAAACTTTACAGAGATGACTTTAGTACAACAAATTAAAGCGGTAGATGCAATCATTGATGAAAATATTCGTCAATTCCTGGTAATGGACGGTGGAGATATGGAAATCATCGATATCAAAGCAAACGATCCATTTATTGATATCTATATCCGTTATCTTGGTGCTTGTAGCGGATGTGCTTCAAGTGCAACAGGAACTTTATACGCGATTGAAAGTACATTAAAAGAAAAACTTTCTGACAAAATCCGCGTATTACCAATCTAA